The proteins below come from a single Miscanthus floridulus cultivar M001 chromosome 1, ASM1932011v1, whole genome shotgun sequence genomic window:
- the LOC136462381 gene encoding uncharacterized protein, protein MVVPNYTYLKLKMLGPNGIITIESTYEHACNCDVECIEYAEAIVEAETLIVNLDQLGSEVPDSKRHAETFEPTEAVKLILIDPTCPDDRALRISATLDIK, encoded by the coding sequence atggtggtccccaactacacgtacctcaagctcaagatgctgggccccaatggcatcatcactatcgagtccacaTATGAGCATGCATGcaactgcgacgtcgagtgcatcgagtatgccgaggctatcgtagaggccgagaccctcatcgtcaacctcgaccaactcggtAGCGAGGTACCCGACTCCAAGCGTCATGCCGAGACTTTTGAGCCCACAGAGGCCGTCAAACTCATCCTGAtcgaccccacctgccccgacgaccgggcgctgaggatcagtgccaccctcgacatcaaatag